Within Pseudomonas cichorii, the genomic segment AGTCGACCACGCCCTTGATGAAGCGCAGGTACAAGGGCAGGAAGGACTCGGCCTGATCCATGACGAATACGCGCTGCACATACAGCTTCAGGCCGCGAGGCGCTTCACGCTGGTACAGATCGAACGGAGCACGCGCCGGGACGTACAGCAGCGAGGTGTATTCCAGCTTGCCTTCGACCTTGTTGTGGCTCCAGCTCAGCGGGTTCTCGTAGTCGTGACCAACGTGCTTGTAGAACTCCTGGTATTCCTCGTCCTTCACCTCGGAGCGAGAACGTGTCCAGAGCGCGCTGGCGCGGTTGACGGTTTCCCACTCAAGCTCAGGAGCCTCTTCGCCTTCAGCGGCAGCAGCCTGCTCTTTAGGCAGCTCGATCGGCAGGGCGATATGGTCGGAATACTTCTTGATGATGTTGCGCAGACGATAACCATCGGCGAACTCGTCTTCACCGCTTTTCAAGTGCAGAACGATACGGGTACCGCGCTCGGCCTTCTCGATGGTGGCAACTTCAAACTCGCCCTCGCCTTTGGAGGACCAGTGCACGCCTTCGCTCGCTGGCAAGCCTGCACGGCGGCTGAATACTTCAACCTGATCGGCAACGATGAATGCCGAGTAGAAACCTACACCGAACTGGCCGATCAGGTGCGAGTCCTTCTTCTGGTCGCCCGACAGGTTTTTCATGAAATCTGCGGTACCGGATTTGGCGATGGTACCCAGGTGGGTAATCACATCGTCACGGCTCATACCGATGCCGTTGTCTTCGAGGGTGACGGTCTTGGCGTCCTTGTCGAAGGTCACGCGAATCTTCAGCTCAGAGCCGCCTTCCAGCAACTCCGGACGGGACAGGGCTTCAAAACGCAGCTTGTCGACCGCGTCGGAGGCGTTGGAGATCAATTCGCGAAGGAAGATTTCCTTGTTTGAATACAGCGAATGGATCATGAGGTGCAGCAGTTGCTTTACCTCGGTCTGGAAGCCCAGGGTTTCCTTTTGAGTTTCCACACTCATGGTCATCAAACTCCAAGTGGATGATATAAGCCGCCACATCCAGACCAAGGCCTGCGTGGCAGCGGGTAGTCATCAAAGTGGGGGCTGGAGGCAGGATTTCAAGAGCGCAAAAACATCAACGGCAATTCTTCTCTACGAAGACGTCCTTGCAAAAGCGTCGATGCAAGGTGTGGACAGCCGGCCGTCTCATCGGCAAGACAGCCACCTCGGCCAATGCAATCCCGGCTCGTCGACAGCGAATTCGTGCCTGTAAGGGAGACGGAACAGGTGCATTGGATATTCCGATAATCCGTTGGAACTTAACTTACACGCCTGTGCTCTGAGGCAAGTAGTTAATCAATAAGGAGAAATACCCCATGCGTAAATCTTTAGCCTATGCCTTGATGCTTTCTGCCACCCTGGGTCTTGCCGCCTGCGACAAAAAATCCGAAAACACTCAGCAAGAAGCCAACAAGGCAGCTCAACAATCCCAGGAGTCGATGGAGAAGGCTCAGGAAAAAGTGAATGATGCGGCCAAGGAAAGCCAGGAAGCTGCCCAGAAAAATGCGGAAGCCGCACAACAGCGCGCCACTGAAGCTCCTGCCCAGACGCCAGAGACAGCACCAGCCAAATAAGGCACGCCCGAGGGTCTCCAATAGAAACAATAAAGCCCGTTATTCAGCGGGCTTTATTGTGTGCGACTGTAAAACAGTCATTACACCAGCGTATTAACTCATTACAGCATCATGCCAACGCTTCACTGCGCTTGCCGGCGATGCGATCGAATACCACAGCACCGAACAGGGTAATCACCGAAGGCACCAGCCAGGCCAACCCCTGCTCGCTCAGCGGCAGATTTGCCAGTACACCTGGCAGATACTCGGCAAGTCCGGCCCCCTTGAGGGCATCGATAATACCGAACAGCAGGGAAACCAACATGACCGGAGCGATGACACGCCCCTGACTGTTCCATAGCCCTTTGCAGAAGCTCAGACCGACCAGCACGATGCAAGGCGGATAGATCGCCGTGAGCACCGGAATCGAGAACTGGATCAGATTGGTCAGGCCAAGGTTGGATACCAGCAGGGAAAACAGCGCAAGGATGATGACCAGCGTCTTGTAGGACAGCGGCAGAACGCGACTGAAATACTCGGCACAGGCACAGGTCAGACCCACGGCAGTCACCAGGCAAGCCAACGAAATCAGCACCGCCAGGAAACCACTGCCCAACGAGCCCGAGGTATGTTGCACATAAGCATGCAGCACAGCTGCACCATTGCTCGCACCCGCAGCCACCGCATGGCTGCCGGAACCCAGGCGGAACAGGCTGATGTACACCAGCGCCAGACCCACGCCAGCGATTAGACCGGCAATGATTGCGTAGCGGGTAATCAGACGTGGCGACTCGACGCCTCGCGAACGGATGGCATTGACGATGACGATGCCGAACACCAGGGCCCCAAGTGTATCCATGGTCAGGTAGCCATTGATGAAGCCCTGGGAAAAAGGTGCAGCTACATAGGCAGCCTCTGCTGGTCCGACATCACCCGCCGGAAGCATGAAGGCTGCAACACCGAGCACCGCCAGCGCGATGATCTTCAGAGGGCCCAGGAAACGGCCAACGGTATCCAGCAGACGACCCGGGTACATGGAAACCCAGAACACCACCAGGAAATAAACCAGACTGTAGAGGAACAGCGCCAGCGGGCTCTCCCCTGTCAGCGGCGCCAGACCGACTTCAAAGGACACAGTGGCGGTACGCGGGGTCGCGAAGAGCGGGCCGACAGCCAGATAACAGACCGCTGCCAGAATGCCGCCGGCAATTTTGCCGATGGGGCTGCTCAGGTCGTCCATGGCACCCCCGACCTTGGCCAGGGCAATGACGGTGACGACCGGCAAGCCTACAGCCGTGACCAGAAAGCCCAGCGCAGCCATCCACACATGGGGGCCGGCATGCAGGCCGACGATAGGCGGGAAGATGATATTACCGGCGCCCACAAACAGGGCGAATGTCATGAAACCCAGTGCCAGGACGTCCTGGCCTTTCAAAACGTTCATCGAGGAAAACCACACTGCCAAATCAGGATTAAAAGAGAGGATTCCCGAGGGTCTGGGAAACAATGCCTACCCTTTTAAGGCTGGCAATAGGCGCCAGGTTTCCTTGTGGGAAACGGACGACGCGAAAAGGTTGCTAGCCTAACGAAATGGGCAATAAAACGCACTAGAAAAGAGCGCAGGAGCGACGAGCCGCACTCGAATGTAGCGATTTACGACTCATTCGTGCATGAAACTCGCGAAAATGCCGATACACCCAAAAGGCATGCGTCGCCTGGAATATGAAGTGACGACCCAGACGCACAAAGGCCACCCGAAGGTGGCCTTTGTTGAAGCATCAATCCGTCAGCCGAAGCTTACTTCTTGACTTCCCAACCAGTCAGCTCAGCCAGGGCTTTGCCGATGTCTGCCAGGGAACGCACGGTTTTCACGCCAGCGTCTTGCAGTGCAGCGAATTTCTCGTCTGCAGTACCTTTACCGCCGGAGATGATTGCACCTGCGTGGCCCATGCGCTTGCCCGGAGGAGCAGTCACACCAGCGATGTAGGAAACAACCGGCTTGGTCACGTTTGCCTTGATGTAGGCAGCCGCTTCTTCTTCAGCCGAACCGCCGATCTCACCGATCATGACGATCGCTTCGGTCTTCGGGTCTTCCTGGAACAGTTTCAGGATGTCGATGAAGTTGGAGCCCGGGATC encodes:
- the htpG gene encoding molecular chaperone HtpG is translated as MSVETQKETLGFQTEVKQLLHLMIHSLYSNKEIFLRELISNASDAVDKLRFEALSRPELLEGGSELKIRVTFDKDAKTVTLEDNGIGMSRDDVITHLGTIAKSGTADFMKNLSGDQKKDSHLIGQFGVGFYSAFIVADQVEVFSRRAGLPASEGVHWSSKGEGEFEVATIEKAERGTRIVLHLKSGEDEFADGYRLRNIIKKYSDHIALPIELPKEQAAAAEGEEAPELEWETVNRASALWTRSRSEVKDEEYQEFYKHVGHDYENPLSWSHNKVEGKLEYTSLLYVPARAPFDLYQREAPRGLKLYVQRVFVMDQAESFLPLYLRFIKGVVDSNDLSLNVSREILQKDPIIDSMKSALTKRVLDMLEKLAKNEPEQYKGFWKNFGQVLKEGPAEDFANKEKIAGLLRFASTNDDSGEQSVSLTEYLARAKEGQDKIYYLTGESYAQVKNSPHLEVFRKKGIEVLLLTDRIDEWLMSYLSDFDGKGFVDVARGDLDLGKLDSEEDKKAQEEIAKEKEGLIERLKAALGESVSEVRVSHRLTDSPAILAIGEQDLGLQMRQILEASGQKVPDSKPIFEFNPSHPLIGKLDQEQSEERFGDLSHILFDQAALAAGDSLKDPAAYVRRLNKLLVELSV
- the brnQ gene encoding branched-chain amino acid transport system II carrier protein, which translates into the protein MNVLKGQDVLALGFMTFALFVGAGNIIFPPIVGLHAGPHVWMAALGFLVTAVGLPVVTVIALAKVGGAMDDLSSPIGKIAGGILAAVCYLAVGPLFATPRTATVSFEVGLAPLTGESPLALFLYSLVYFLVVFWVSMYPGRLLDTVGRFLGPLKIIALAVLGVAAFMLPAGDVGPAEAAYVAAPFSQGFINGYLTMDTLGALVFGIVIVNAIRSRGVESPRLITRYAIIAGLIAGVGLALVYISLFRLGSGSHAVAAGASNGAAVLHAYVQHTSGSLGSGFLAVLISLACLVTAVGLTCACAEYFSRVLPLSYKTLVIILALFSLLVSNLGLTNLIQFSIPVLTAIYPPCIVLVGLSFCKGLWNSQGRVIAPVMLVSLLFGIIDALKGAGLAEYLPGVLANLPLSEQGLAWLVPSVITLFGAVVFDRIAGKRSEALA